The following is a genomic window from Dehalogenimonas sp. 4OHTPN.
AATTGCGAAGAGCTGGCGGGGGATGACCTCTTTGAGTTTGTGCACCAGCGCCTTGCCGACATCATGGGCTTGGTCCGGCGGTACGATACGGCTGAAGGCGTCAACAAGGGTGTTATTGACCAGGATATCTATTTTAACCAACTGGGCGTCACGGTAGCCTTCAAACTCGTAGTCAAGAGAGGCATAGCCGTTGGAACGGCTCTTGAGCTGGTCATAGAAGGTGGTTAGCATCGATCTTAGCGGCATGTCATAGTCCAACTGTACCCGCTGTGTACCTTCAGCGCCGGTGGCTGATCCCAGGAACTCGGTGTGGCGGTGCATACCGCCACAGGTGCGTTCCAGTTCCATGATGGGTCCGATGTATTTCGACGGCGTAAGAATACGCACCTTGACCCAGGGCTCTTCCATACGGGCTACCTCGGTGGGCGGCGGCAGCTCGGAAGGATTGACCACCGAAATGATTTCGCCGTTGGTCTTGGTAATAGCGTAATTCACGCCCGGAGCGGTTACCACCAGCGACAGGCCGAACTCACGTTCCAGCCGCTCGTAGACAATGTCCATATGCAGCAGCCCCAAGAAGCCGCACCGAAAGCCATGGCCCAGTAGGGGCGAGTTTTCCATCTCGTAGGACAGCGAGGCGTCGTTGAGCTTGAGTTTCTCCATCGCCTCCCGCAGTTCGTGGTAATCCGAGGCGGTGGTGGGATAGATGCCGGCGAAAACCATCGGCTTGGCCGGCCGGTAGGAGGCGAGCGGCTCGACGGCCGGGCCAACGAGAGACGTCACAGTGTCACCGACAGAGCAGTCGCCGACGGTCTTGAGGCCGGTAGCAATGTAACCCACCTCGCCAGACGACAGGCTTTCCACGGGATGCTCGGCCGGGTCAAAATAGCCGACCTCCAGCACCTCCAAGAGAGTGCCTTGTGCCATTAACTTGAGCTTGTCGCCCCGGTTAATGGCGCCGTCAACGACGCGCAAATAAGCAATGACTCCTTTGTAGGGATCGTAGTGCGAATCAAAAATTAACGCCCGGAGAGGGCTACCCGGGTTCCCGGAGGGCGGCGGCACACGGGCGACGACGGCTTCCAGAAGCCCCGGCACGCCCAATCCGGTCTTGCCGGAGATTTTCAGGGTTTCGGCTTCACCGTAGCCGAGCACGCTCCTGACTTCAGACATAACCCGCTCAGGCTCGCCGGAAGGCAAGTCGATTTTATTCAGCGCCGGCACCACCTCCAGGTCATGCTCCATCGCCAGGTAGACATTGGCCAGCGTCTGAGCCTGGATGCCCTGGGTGACGTCAATGACCAACACCGCCCCTTCACAGGCCGCCAGGGTGCGCGAGACCTCATAGGAAAAGTCTACATGACCGGGGGTGTCGATCAGGTTCAGCAGGTACTGCTGGCCGGAGGCCGCGGTGTAGCTGAGGCGGATGGCTTTGGCCTTGATGGTGATGCCGCGCTCCCGCTCCAGTTCCATGCGGTCCATGACCTGTTCGCTCATCTCCTCGCGGCGCATGGTACCGGTGCTCTCGATGAGGCGGTCGGCCAGCGTTGACTTGCCGTGGTCGATGTGGGCGATAATGCAGAAGTTACGAATAAAACATTGTTCCATCTAAATCCTAAATTCGAAGCACGAAATTCGAAATAAACCCGAATGAAAGTACACAGATCGCTGCGGCCTTACGAAAATATCCTAAATCATCAACTTTTCCGGTAGGAACCGTAGAAAGACCTCATTTCCCAACAAACGGCCTTTCGGCGTCAACCGCAGCCGTTCGCCGGAAACCTCGACCAGACCAAACGCCGATAGTTCTCCGATCTCGGCAGCATATCGGCTCCATAAGTCTATCTTAAATTGCCGCCCGATGTCATCCAGCGAAACGCCCTCAGCCAGCCGCAGCGCGAGGATGATCGACTCCGACAGCGCGCCGGGCTCGTCGACGGTCTCGATTTCACGCTTCGGCAGCGTGCCGGAGGCCAGGGCGCCAATATAGCCATCGAGGCTGTCGGTGTTGGCGATGCGTCTTTCATCGGTGAAAGAATGGGCGGCCAC
Proteins encoded in this region:
- the lepA gene encoding translation elongation factor 4; the encoded protein is MEQCFIRNFCIIAHIDHGKSTLADRLIESTGTMRREEMSEQVMDRMELERERGITIKAKAIRLSYTAASGQQYLLNLIDTPGHVDFSYEVSRTLAACEGAVLVIDVTQGIQAQTLANVYLAMEHDLEVVPALNKIDLPSGEPERVMSEVRSVLGYGEAETLKISGKTGLGVPGLLEAVVARVPPPSGNPGSPLRALIFDSHYDPYKGVIAYLRVVDGAINRGDKLKLMAQGTLLEVLEVGYFDPAEHPVESLSSGEVGYIATGLKTVGDCSVGDTVTSLVGPAVEPLASYRPAKPMVFAGIYPTTASDYHELREAMEKLKLNDASLSYEMENSPLLGHGFRCGFLGLLHMDIVYERLEREFGLSLVVTAPGVNYAITKTNGEIISVVNPSELPPPTEVARMEEPWVKVRILTPSKYIGPIMELERTCGGMHRHTEFLGSATGAEGTQRVQLDYDMPLRSMLTTFYDQLKSRSNGYASLDYEFEGYRDAQLVKIDILVNNTLVDAFSRIVPPDQAHDVGKALVHKLKEVIPRQLFAIPIQAAVGGRIVARADIPAKRKDVLAKCYGGDITRKRKLLEKQKEGKKKMKSIGQVEVPKEAFFSVLKTEL